A genomic stretch from Silurus meridionalis isolate SWU-2019-XX chromosome 1, ASM1480568v1, whole genome shotgun sequence includes:
- the c1qtnf6b gene encoding complement C1q tumor necrosis factor-related protein 1 translates to MSGFFLPVLLLLPLVASVPSPSRSPPKYCRRCCDHLDPPINSPRPVAYQAPEVRTFINMTILKGDKGDRGERGTPGKAGAEGPPGSRGTTGPKGSKGQAGATGDPCKTQHSSFSVGRRKALHSDDYYQALLFDTVFVNKDEHFNMFKGKFYCYVPGIYFFNINIHTWNFKETYLHLMQNEREQVILYAQPSDRSIMQSQSVMLSLELNDEVWVRLYKRERENAIYSDDVDVYITFSGYLVAPAV, encoded by the exons ATGTCTGGATTCTTTCTACCTGTGCTGTTGCTCCTCCCCCTGGTGGCTTCGGTCCCCTCCCCCTCAAGGTCACCACCCAAATACTGCCGCAGGTGCTGCGATCACCTGGACCCTCCTATCAACTCGCCCCGTCCCGTGGCCTACCAGGCTCCCGAAGTTCGCACGTTCATTAACATGACCATTCTCAAAG GGGACAAAGGTGATCGAGGCGAGCGAGGAACACCGGGTAAGGCAGGGGCAGAAGGTCCTCCGGGTTCCCGAGGCACTACTGGTCCAAAAGGCAGCAAAGGGCAAGCCGGAGCTACAGGAGACCCCTGCAAGACACAACACTCGTCCTTCTCGGTGGGCCGCCGGAAGGCCCTCCACAGCGATGACTATTACCAAGCGTTGCTCTTTGACACCGTCTTTGTCAACAAGGACGAACACTTCAACATGTTTAAAGGCAAGTTTTACTGCTATGTCccgggcatctacttcttcaacaTCAACATCCACACGTGGAACTTCAAGGAGACCTACCTGCACCTGATGCAGAACGAACGCGAGCAGGTGATCCTGTATGCGCAGCCCAGCGACCGCTCCATCATGCAGAGCCAGAGCGTCATGCTTTCTCTCGAGCTTAACGACGAAGTATGGGTGCGCCTATACAAACGCGAGCGTGAGAATGCCATTTACAGCGACGACGTTGACGTCTACATCACCTTCAGTGGCTACCTGGTGGCTCctgctgtgtaa